A section of the Rhodobacteraceae bacterium M382 genome encodes:
- a CDS encoding cupin domain-containing protein: MAFPDFVTALPSIDVPFPEDVVQTAVVQSDAGLVAFFTFLKDMELPMHSHGAQWGTVVEGEIELTIGGETKIYRPGDSYSIPSGVEHGAKIKAGARVIDVFEEADRYPIKG; this comes from the coding sequence ATGGCTTTTCCCGATTTCGTCACAGCATTGCCCAGTATTGATGTGCCATTTCCTGAGGATGTCGTGCAAACAGCGGTTGTACAGTCGGACGCCGGTCTTGTGGCCTTCTTTACCTTCCTGAAGGATATGGAGCTGCCTATGCATTCTCATGGCGCGCAATGGGGCACCGTGGTCGAGGGAGAAATCGAGTTAACCATTGGCGGCGAGACAAAGATCTATAGACCCGGTGATAGTTACTCGATTCCATCAGGAGTCGAACACGGCGCAAAGATCAAGGCGGGGGCCCGCGTTATCGACGTTTTTGAAGAAGCAGACCGATATCCGATCAAAGGGTGA
- a CDS encoding amino acid adenylation domain-containing protein — protein sequence MTTNGQASFGQIAIWGDVQVLTDAPVHNLVWEVEIQAHISAAAMAEKLSKALSRVVRRQQGLQSVFAAIPGGVSSIRSGTETVRIEVVDATAQSRECDRKRDLEFGMAAFDLGAGPLYRFRLEHRRDATFRLVCAFHHMIIDGLTWTVFLEDLRDALTQTPSEPLSVSYQDFCEAQQKDAQSEAFAPSIAYWQEKTASPGATWDLPGDRSANSAHSAAGGVLQAAVPRRVCQLLVKRSAELGLSPFRLAFAAFSEWASRISRQQDVMIATTLGPLPTSGFKGVIGLFGTVHHIESVRTSETTFCDLAYGVSRQIKLSQRHQAVALRTAFEAANGSMNRRSAYVAPPAAFTRLPSRRTFETQDMIFGEKRVFLPVANRDLGVYFQDVGESFELTWVYREARFDRFWIERAARQFEHILEQGLSDPDQKLSALATTPPAERAEILRHAIGEPADAPTDTPLHRLIERQAQKTPKATAVVCEAERLTYSEVDTKANYIAHRLTASGVKRGDLVPMVMASSPEMLLTELAVLKIGGVFVPLDSGWPKSRVLAVVNQIQANVIVTRIQDRAALAYLDVPTVELPAPSEILQLDQCSDGVDIGADDPVYCLFTSGSTGRPKGAINTNQGVVNRIQFMLDRFCSGFDPKVLATSGTTADTLVWQYFFPLCCGGTCVIAQPEVLISPDQTAEICRKEQVTLLDYVPSVFNEIANRADNDPGFGDALASVRTILIGGEAMQPEPVNRFRARFPGVSVYNSYGPTEAAISAVVHRIDENITAPVPIGRPIPNVTAVVLDDFGDIAPFDHIGELYLGGVCAGLGYLGDPWKTAHSFVQLPKVGPGRFYRTGDTAWMRGDGLLMTTGRFDNQIALNGTRIEPGEIEAALMTHPDIVEAVAVLQNNPERPHPYLAVLVVAEPDVTVTATQLRDFLADRVPRNMLPGAYYSVGALPRGASGKIDRSAATNCPDAVQLHIRCTNQRPLNELETTIVDIWKTVLAFDSIGGEDNFFLDLAGDSLTALKCHMLLEEALNRKLSLQDFFRHATPISLAQAVSNLQTPAETPPELPRFQAIQSKLQPFLKTWQGEQSRADSLLYTLNAAGRGKHLFWCFQGFNELKQLADHLGPEHPVTGMRSGHLVFDYAQPDVQALSAHYAYEIDALKPEGCLTIGGNCQATVIVREVVRQLRAKGRVVDLTIFMEDTDFSRHLGSAALLYGRDSHLNPFSHGADPSAWFNNLYPDGFTSHTIPGGHAQFFTDQNIVGLSSVIRGLLKREVSAADP from the coding sequence ATGACAACGAACGGGCAGGCTTCTTTTGGTCAAATTGCGATTTGGGGCGATGTTCAGGTTCTCACGGATGCGCCGGTTCATAATCTTGTTTGGGAAGTTGAAATTCAGGCGCACATCAGCGCTGCGGCGATGGCCGAGAAATTGTCCAAGGCCTTGTCGCGGGTTGTGCGTCGCCAACAGGGTTTGCAGTCGGTCTTTGCAGCCATACCAGGTGGTGTGTCCAGCATCCGCAGCGGGACCGAAACTGTGAGGATCGAGGTTGTGGACGCGACCGCGCAATCCCGGGAATGCGACCGTAAACGGGATCTGGAATTTGGGATGGCCGCTTTTGATCTTGGGGCCGGACCGCTCTATCGGTTTCGTCTCGAACACAGGCGCGATGCTACGTTCAGGCTGGTGTGCGCCTTCCACCACATGATTATTGATGGGCTGACCTGGACCGTTTTTCTGGAGGACCTTCGGGACGCTTTGACCCAAACTCCCTCCGAGCCTTTGAGCGTGTCGTATCAGGATTTTTGCGAGGCACAGCAAAAGGATGCACAAAGCGAAGCCTTTGCCCCATCAATCGCCTACTGGCAGGAGAAAACCGCGTCACCAGGAGCAACATGGGATTTGCCTGGGGACAGGTCCGCGAACAGTGCACACAGCGCAGCAGGAGGCGTTTTGCAGGCCGCTGTGCCGCGCCGTGTCTGTCAATTGTTGGTCAAAAGATCTGCGGAACTGGGCCTAAGCCCATTTCGGCTTGCCTTTGCAGCGTTCTCCGAATGGGCATCCCGGATATCACGACAACAGGACGTCATGATTGCCACAACGCTGGGGCCTTTGCCAACGAGCGGTTTCAAGGGTGTCATTGGGTTGTTTGGTACTGTGCATCATATCGAATCTGTTCGGACATCTGAGACCACCTTTTGTGATCTGGCCTATGGCGTCAGTCGCCAGATCAAGCTCTCTCAACGGCATCAGGCGGTTGCGCTGAGAACCGCATTCGAAGCCGCCAACGGGTCCATGAACCGCCGGTCTGCCTATGTGGCGCCACCGGCCGCTTTCACCCGGCTCCCTTCGCGTCGAACTTTTGAAACACAGGATATGATTTTTGGCGAAAAACGGGTTTTTCTGCCGGTCGCGAACCGGGATCTGGGAGTCTATTTTCAGGACGTGGGGGAAAGCTTTGAACTGACGTGGGTCTATCGGGAGGCCCGCTTTGATCGGTTCTGGATTGAAAGAGCCGCGCGTCAGTTTGAACATATTCTGGAACAAGGTTTGAGTGACCCGGACCAGAAACTGTCTGCCCTGGCGACCACGCCCCCCGCAGAGCGCGCCGAGATATTGCGCCATGCCATTGGCGAACCGGCCGATGCGCCGACGGACACGCCGTTACATCGGCTGATCGAACGCCAGGCACAGAAAACCCCCAAGGCAACAGCGGTCGTCTGTGAGGCTGAACGGCTCACTTATTCCGAAGTTGACACCAAGGCGAATTACATCGCGCATCGTCTGACGGCATCCGGTGTCAAACGCGGAGATCTGGTGCCGATGGTGATGGCATCGTCGCCCGAGATGCTATTGACCGAACTTGCCGTTCTCAAGATTGGCGGGGTGTTCGTTCCCTTGGATTCGGGGTGGCCCAAATCCAGGGTGCTGGCAGTTGTGAACCAGATCCAGGCCAACGTCATTGTGACACGGATCCAGGATCGCGCCGCGTTGGCGTATCTGGATGTCCCGACCGTCGAATTGCCTGCGCCGTCCGAAATCTTGCAGCTTGACCAGTGTTCCGACGGTGTGGACATCGGGGCGGACGACCCGGTGTATTGCCTGTTCACCTCTGGATCGACCGGTCGGCCCAAGGGAGCAATCAATACCAACCAGGGTGTTGTGAACCGGATTCAATTCATGCTCGACCGGTTTTGCTCGGGCTTTGACCCCAAGGTTCTGGCAACCTCCGGGACAACAGCCGATACCTTGGTCTGGCAGTATTTCTTTCCTCTGTGCTGTGGCGGTACATGCGTCATCGCACAACCCGAAGTGTTGATTTCACCAGACCAAACAGCCGAAATTTGCCGGAAAGAGCAGGTGACGTTGCTGGATTATGTGCCGTCTGTGTTCAACGAGATTGCAAATCGGGCCGACAATGACCCCGGTTTTGGCGACGCTCTGGCATCGGTCCGCACGATCCTGATTGGCGGCGAGGCCATGCAACCGGAACCCGTAAACCGATTTCGCGCGCGGTTCCCAGGAGTTTCTGTTTACAATTCTTACGGTCCAACCGAGGCGGCCATCAGCGCCGTCGTACATCGCATAGATGAGAACATCACCGCGCCTGTGCCGATCGGCCGCCCGATTCCCAACGTGACAGCAGTTGTTTTGGATGACTTTGGCGATATCGCGCCCTTTGATCACATCGGAGAATTGTACCTGGGAGGCGTATGTGCCGGTTTGGGGTATCTGGGAGACCCTTGGAAAACGGCTCACAGCTTTGTACAGCTTCCAAAGGTTGGCCCGGGTCGTTTCTATCGGACCGGGGATACGGCCTGGATGCGTGGGGATGGTCTCCTGATGACGACGGGTCGGTTCGATAATCAGATCGCGCTCAACGGAACACGCATAGAGCCGGGCGAGATTGAAGCCGCCCTGATGACCCATCCTGATATCGTTGAGGCGGTTGCCGTGCTGCAAAACAATCCCGAAAGGCCGCACCCGTATCTGGCGGTTCTGGTGGTGGCGGAGCCGGACGTGACAGTGACGGCGACGCAATTGCGGGATTTTCTGGCGGATCGCGTTCCTCGCAACATGCTCCCGGGTGCCTATTATTCGGTTGGTGCCCTGCCGCGTGGTGCATCCGGGAAAATCGACCGATCAGCGGCGACCAATTGTCCAGACGCCGTGCAGCTGCACATACGATGCACGAACCAGAGGCCGCTGAATGAACTGGAAACCACGATCGTCGATATCTGGAAAACGGTTCTGGCGTTTGACAGTATTGGGGGGGAGGACAATTTCTTTCTCGATCTTGCCGGCGATTCACTGACTGCATTGAAATGCCATATGCTGTTGGAAGAGGCGCTGAACAGGAAGCTGAGCCTGCAGGATTTTTTCCGACATGCGACTCCGATTTCGTTGGCGCAGGCAGTGTCGAACCTGCAAACGCCCGCTGAAACACCCCCCGAGCTGCCCCGATTCCAAGCCATTCAATCCAAATTGCAGCCATTTCTGAAAACGTGGCAGGGTGAACAAAGCCGCGCGGACTCGCTTTTGTACACCTTGAACGCTGCCGGGCGCGGAAAACATCTGTTCTGGTGCTTCCAGGGGTTCAACGAACTAAAGCAGCTGGCCGATCATCTGGGTCCGGAGCATCCGGTCACTGGTATGCGATCAGGGCATCTTGTGTTTGATTACGCTCAACCTGATGTTCAGGCGCTGTCTGCGCATTATGCCTATGAAATCGATGCTCTCAAACCTGAGGGCTGTCTGACGATCGGGGGCAATTGCCAGGCAACAGTCATCGTCCGCGAGGTGGTGCGCCAACTCAGGGCAAAAGGTCGTGTGGTTGATTTGACCATTTTTATGGAGGACACGGATTTTTCCCGCCATCTCGGTTCAGCCGCGTTATTATATGGACGTGACAGTCATCTTAACCCCTTTTCTCATGGGGCGGACCCGTCTGCCTGGTTCAACAACCTTTATCCAGATGGCTTTACGTCTCATACAATTCCAGGCGGGCATGCACAGTTCTTTACAGATCAGAACATTGTCGGTTTGTCGTCAGTGATCAGGGGGTTGCTGAAAAGAGAGGTTTCGGCGGCAGACCCGTGA